The Arachis ipaensis cultivar K30076 chromosome B05, Araip1.1, whole genome shotgun sequence nucleotide sequence TTACTAATCACATTATAAAAATTCCAATAGTATATATATACTTCATGTATTAATTATAACCTGTTCTAGTATTATTAATAGTTATAGTATGAGTCAAGTTACGTCCTTATATGTTAATAAAGTTGCAAAGAAAAACTAGTGCCGTAATTTTAAAGTTGAGTGTTAAAATggtttaaataattgtaaaagatTTAATATATCCATGGATCAGACCATGTCCTCAAGAATTTGGGCCAGGCAGCTGGTTCTCCTCAGTTTCCTCCCTTTCATTTGGATTATATGTATTATGCAACTTTTGAAGAAGTATACATTACCAGCAATATATTCTATAGCTATTTGTTTAAATTTGAAACTAGCTAATAATTAATCAGCTATTCAAAGTGCACAGGTTTTATTTCTTCTAATCATTATTGTTGTACAAATgtaatcttaaaaaaaaaatcaaccataTAGGTAGAGCTTACTTTTTCTTGTCCAATGTAGGGATGTCTACCCTTGTATATTTGGCAATGATAACCTGCAACATATAATGCATCAAAAGTCAGAAGGAAAAAAAACACAACTGAACTAAAAGATAAACCAGTAGTCATTACTAAGAAAAAGTCAGAAATTCATAAAACGGTAACCATAAGAAACAATTTTCAACCAATAGTGGTAACTGATTTTGTGTTAGTATCAATAATGTGAAAATAAAAGCCaaatgtgaaaaagtgaaatgaCAAAATTTGAAGAAATATTGTTAAGGAACTCGATCTGGAAAATTGATTATGATGCTTGTAGATTCCTTTTTCCATTCCTTTTTCAACAATCAAAAGCCAAAAAAGAAATCAGTAATGCactatgataataataataatgatgtgcCCATACATGCAAATAGAAGACACAAAAATTGGAATATCAATTACCCACTGAAATGGAATTAAAAATTACAGAAACACAATTAAACTTAAATTTAGAGCAAGAAATTCATGATATTGTCATACGAAGCACTAATCAGAAAGGGGATAAATAGTTTATAAACCCTAATTAGTTCATATACATACCTTTTTTATGGAAGAACAGCTGCAACTAAGAACGCGAACATCAGCAGCAATGGAACACGAACATCAGTAGCAACACAAACACAAACACGAAGATAAGTCACAACATTAGAAATTTCAGAATCAGTAATCACAAGAATGAACAGCGCAAAACTCAGCCTAGAATACACAAATTTATTAAGTATCAAGTTGTTGAAACTTTGAAACTATAAGCCAAGGCAAAAAACAATTACAAAACAAAGCAGAACTTTTAGCTCCTTTTTGAGTTCATGAGAATCATTAAGTATGTAACATGTTTGACAGTACTTGTGCATATTAAAATTCTCCACTCCTTTCTAGAGTCAATAGATcaaaaaattatgagaaaaaaAATTGGACATCATATCAAAGTGGAACtgaatttatttaattaagaGTTTGTATTTACTTATAACTCCAAAACACATATCAAAAAAGGTAGAAGCCTCTTGTTCTACCTCTAGATTACTGTTTCTATTGCATTCAAATTGCTATAATTGAAGAAAATTATGAGTAAATGCAGTTGAACATTGAAGTAATGCCATGATAGTGACTTCAGCAAAATTTTACAAAGTGATTTGAAAATTGTATAGTCAAAGAAAGTTTGAAATGAAAATTTCTCAAATCCAAGGGACACACTGCCATATAAATGAAAAGGGAAATGTTCATTAAATACCAAGAAGGATCACTCTTTCAAAATGGAGAAAAGGAGAAGACCAACCTGAAGCACGAACAGAGCGAACAGAGATGTCAGCGGTGAGGGAAGGTTCCGGCTAACGGATGAAGACAGAACGAACAGAGATGTCAGGTGGCGAGGGAAGCACGAAGAAGTTCTTGACGGTGACCGTTACAGTGACGGTGACGGAGGCACGGTGAACACAGAGAGAGCGCTCTCGAACAGAGGAGAGGACTTCAAGCTCCTGCAACGGCGCTGATCTTCCACACGCGATGCCTGTACATGCGACGAAGCTGCGGGGTTGAGATGGCTGCGGTGGTTGGTGTGGCTGCTGGCTGCGGGCTGCGGGCGGCGGGGCTGGGTCAATGGGTGGGTACAGGTTgagttatttttctttcaatttcaaagAGGAATGTGGCAAAGGGGCATTGAACTTCTAAGAAATATAACTTTACTTTTTAATGTTTACAGAAATTATATTTTCACCCTTcttacaaaaatatttaattacaaagtTGTCCTACTTTAGTTAAGATATTAACTCTTGTTGAGTTAAATTaactcaaactaaaactaaacatccAATCATATGAtcgacacacatatatatatataggtgatccgtcaccttataactcggtcttttattgtgcattatgagttataactcgaccttaattatcattcattctgtaaccgacaccttcattaccgacttaatgaccattATTCTGATTTAATGATCAACGGTCATACCATTAACTCTATTCATCAACTCTATGCCTATAAAAGGTACTAATCTCTATATACACTAGACATTCTAGAGACATTCTAGAtatattctatattcatagaattattataatataCAACACATGATGACTTCTATTTCATgttttacattctatattcatagaattattcttatacctcttaaacacttactgacttgagcgtcggagtgtcttttgcaggtacccacccccttGTTCTCTCCTTGCCGACGTATAACTCATCCCGACAAAAAGCTTGAAGACATTCGTCGACGGACGAGCTATACACCAGTCAATCTCAACAAAAACAATAGGTATAGATATGTTATCATCTccttaaaattaaatatatataattcttCGATCTTTAcctgaatttttataaaaataatcaaatacGTATCTAATTAAAAACTTCAAAAAGGGCCGAAAAACTAAAAAATTGTATTGACTCTTCTTTctttaaaacaaaaaagataaattttaatctttttatattttgaaatatAGGTAGAAGTGCTACAAATTATATTTTATAGAAatattttattagttaaatatgttaatattgaacttttaattaattattttttaattatttatttagaattaaCAAAGATATTTTAGAGATTAATTTGTTTACAAAAGAATTTCTTTGATGCTAACTTGTTTAATTATTGCTCTTTTAAAGATTAAATTATTAGTATATTAATTATTCACATATCATATAAAAATAGTTTAATGATTAAATTATATTGATTAAGTCACGTTTTGAATTTTTTAGAAAAACACATTAAATAAAAAGGTCAGATTTCACATAaccaaagtaaaaaaaatttagacTCCAAACAAACGGGCCGGGAGTGAATTTTTtccagtaaaaaaaaaatagatgatGTTcagtatttaattttattttttattattattttttttttgtcccacttgtaaaattaaaaataaaaaattacactgtatcttttcaaatattaaaaaaaaattgaagaggaTCAATTTCTCAAACAAACAAAAGAGGGATATAGCCTAGACTCTTTTTTTCATGCATAATGTTGCAATTGTTAAGAAGCAGCCATCACACTATACCACATACTTATTTAAAGATTACACATGACAATAATTGCGATGTTTAGTTCAATGATTAAATCAAAAGTGggcaaaaataattatttctaaacaattaaaaaataattttatataaacaaattataacttatatatataaaatatcaaCTACATATATAGTATTTAtctattaattataatttattttttctatcatAATTATATGTAAAAATTATATGTCACTACAATAAATAAGACTtttcgcaacggtcaaaaaccgttgccgtaGATTGAAAAACTGTTCCCAAAATtttaggcaacgctttggcaaccatttttgacctgtggtatatgcggccattaccaatgctcaaaggcaacggttttttatcTAAGGCAATGGTAACAGAAAAACCGTTGCCAGAGTTAGTGGCATAGACAACGGTTTTGACGgaaaattttaaacaacggtttTGATCCGTTACTTGATAAGCAACGGTTTAGAACCGTTCCTATTAATATGACAACGGTTTAATACCGTAActggataggcaacggttttaaactgttgtggttttattattcacatagccaacggttttaaaccgttaCCGTTGGTGCCAGGTTTCGGCAACGGTTTTAAAACCATTGCCAGTTTATAGTCATCTAGGACAACGGTTTTAAAGAGTTACCGTTTGATGTCATTTTTCggcaacggttttaataccattgccattttatagtcatctaagacaacggttttaaagcgttaccGTTGGAGTCGTGTTTTGGCAACAGTTTTAACACCATTGTCTTTTATAACTATTGACAACGatttttttgtaatatataattttttatttacaatagttttctcgtgaatgaaattaatttcaatttttttaattatttagtgtcaataaataatctaaactatttgaatcaagtcactaaagaaaaataattgaacattTCCCATCAAATTTAACTTATAAAAATTGTTGTAAGATCCACAATATTATCTAAGtttgcaaaaaatataataataaaagagaGTTGAAATAGCTAAGTAGCAAATAGTCATCATGTCCACAAGTTCATGACTTTTACTCTGTAACATTTGCTTTTAAAAATTTGACCTTAATCAAGTTCGATTTCCCCTTCAACATAGTttttctgtaaaaaaaaaaataaatcaaatataaaactacacatctttaatactaataatgttaaataaaaatatttgagaGAGAGAGGACAAGCATATATATCATAACATTCTTCTATTTAGATACACAAAACAATTGAATCAACATCATCATAATCAACCATTGTTTAAGATATGATAACATATAGAAACTTTAACAACAAATAATACCTCTTCATGCGCATCATTGTTCGCATTGCCTAAAGTGCTTCCTAATTGAGCAGCTAACATGTCAAGGTCCACTCCTGAGCTTTTTTGTTGCAGCATCATCTTAACAAGCAATTTTAGTTCATCTACTTCTTTTTGCATCACATCAACCTTATTCTCTAATGTTGTTTTCTCAGTTGCATGTTGCTGCTTAAAGGTGGcagtttcttcatttttcttcaacaAAGTTGGTGTGGTAACTCTTCCGTGACATCGCACTCTCCCTGCCTTCTCTTTCCCAAATATGGATTGGAAAGCTCTAATTGCTGATTCTTTAGACTTTTTATTCTCAGCTTGCAAATGTGCCTATATTAATGtgaagaaaaatagtagtaataaaATAAGAGTAAATACACAATTGGACTAAAAGCATATATCATTTGACAACATCGAAACAAATAATAGAGATTAAAAATAATGTCAAGATTCTTTAACTCAACACAAGCATAAAAGTAACCACAAGTGATGGACAAATTGCCAAGACACAAGAAATCTATAACCTATTTTAACCAAATTAACTCCTAATACTTACAATAACATCTAGAGTGTCTTCATCCAATGATTTTTCCTTTGTGCTTTGGCGAGTCTCAACAAACATTTCTGCTTGAGTAGGTGGTTCATTATTTTCCTTAGAAGCAGCCTGTAAGTCCAATTCAAATAGCATTTATATAGAGTTAAAAGGCACACCACACATACACATAAAAATTCACAAAGAATTAAAAATTGTACCAATCTTGCACGTATTCTTGCAAAATTTATTGGTCCCTTTCGATGCCTAAATTTCTGTTGTGCCCTATTTTTCTTATTCTGCGCAGACATTTTCTACATAACAAGAGACAAGTATTATCAACAAATCATCATACTTCACTCATATGTGTATATAATATAATTGCATAAACAATTACACTAAGTTTCACATGTCTTACCTTAACTTTTTCAGTTCTTCAATAAGCAATTAACTTGTAAAAATGACTCTCAGATATGCTCTTAAGACGATTTTTCAGCATCTTATTAACACATTTGTATGGCAGAAAATGAGTTTGCTTTATTGTGGTCTTATACCTTCTCCAGTTGTCATTGATACGAGCAAGGACCATCCTCTTTCCTTCAGTTGGAATAATGAATTTAGCCTATAAAACACAAATATTATTTGCTAGTAAGAATAAAATACATGTGTACATTTCCAGATACTTTCTAAAAGAAATAAGACTAAAGTTCTCACTTGAACATATTCCCAAATGGCTTCTTTATCTTTAATCCCCTTCTAATTTGTGTAAATTAATGGACAAAAATCTGAATTCCTTGTCACTGTGCCCAAAAATTTGCTCAAGTTGTTTACAGCTTCATCAGTAGGACCAATTGCCTCTCCTTCAATATCTAGAGAAATTTCTTCTCTATCTTCCAACTGTCTTGCATGAATCTTCAAGCATTGTGTAGGTCCTCATGTTTTCTTCACTGTTGTCTCTATACAAAGATACTAATTATATACCATCCCTCTTATTGATTTATAAGATATTTCTTCACTGGTATCTAGAGAAAAAGGTTGCCCTTTCCTCTTTCCACCAATTGGTTCAGCTTCACTGCAATTATCATAATTTTGTGTCCTCCTACTCAGCCTTGTATCCACATCAGGACTTAAATACCTTGAGCAAAATGTCAAGCATTCCTCGACTAAATATCCTTCAGCAATTGAACCTTCGGGGCGGCTCTTATTGCGAACGTAGGACTTTAACCTACACAGATATCTCTCGATGGAGTACATCCACCTAAATTGAACTGGGCCACCCAACCTCAACTCGTTTACCAGATGAATTGGCAAATGTACCATTATATCAAAGAAACTAGGAGAAAATATTCTTTCTAATTGGCACAAAATTTCTCTAATATCTACTTCCAAATGATCTATTGTATCATTTTCAACAACTTTTTGGCACAAGGAACGAAAGAATGAACCTAGATAAATTAAAGGGCCAGCTACTTGATTCTGCATTGTGCATTTTATAGCTACTTGCAACAAATAATGCAACATAAAATGAGCATCATGACTTTTGTAGCCTGATATTTTTTTCTCAGCAATATGAACACACCGAGAAATATTTGAGGCACTACCAGATGACAATTTTACTGACTTCAAAATATCACAAAAAATGGTTTTTTCTTGATTAGTAAGGTTAAAACAAGCCTTAGTAATTTTTGCTTTCTTGCCACCATCTATCTCCTTTGGTTGAAGTTTTTTTCTTATGCCCATATCTTTGAGATCGTAACGAGCATTTGCATGATCTTTGGACTTTCCTGGAATGTCTAATAAAGTTCCAATTATGTTATCACATACGTTTTTCTCGATGTGCATAACATCAAGACAATGGCGCAATGTATTTTGCTTCCAATATGGCAATTCAAAGAAAATGGACCTTTTCTTCCATGGaccatcaattttatttttttgcttctttCCAAATACATTATCAAAATCTTTCAAATCTTCAAAAATTTGTTCCCCATCTAATAAAGCTGGTGAAGACCTCAATTCAACATCGCCATTGAAAGATCTTTTGTCCATCCTATATGGATGATCCATAGCCAAAAATTTACGGTGATCCATGTAGCACATCTTCCGGCTATGTTTTAAATAACAAGAGGAGGTATCATAA carries:
- the LOC107642110 gene encoding uncharacterized protein LOC107642110, with product MSAQNKKNRAQQKFRHRKGPINFARIRARLAASKENNEPPTQAEMFVETRQSTKEKSLDEDTLDVIAHLQAENKKSKESAIRAFQSIFGKEKAGRVRCHGRVTTPTLLKKNEETATFKQQHATEKTTLENKVDVMQKEVDELKLLVKMMLQQKSSGVDLDMLAAQLGSTLGNANNDAHEEKNYVEGEIELD